CTCGGCTATCCCGTGGTTATGAAGGTAGTAGGGCCGGTTCATAAATCGGATGTGGGTGGCGTTGTCCTGAATGTTAAGGACGCTGAAACCGCTAGCCGTGAGTTTGACCGTATGATCAATATCAAGGACACCACTGCAATACTGCTTCAACCAATGTTAAGCGGAACCCAGATTTTTACAGGTGCAAAGTACGAACCCAAATTTGGCCACATGATCCTGTGCGGACTCGGAGGAATCTTTATCGAGGTGCTGAAGGATGTGCAATCATCACTGTCACCCGTTTCGGCAGCCGAAGCATCAGAAATGATCAAAAGTCTGAAATCCTACAAAATCATTCAGGGCGTTCGCGGACAGGAAGGGGTAAATGAAACTGCTTTTGCCGATGCGATTGTGCGTCTGTCGGCCTTGTGCGAAGCCGCCCCCGAGATAACTGAGATGGATATTAACCCGCTGCTGGGTAATGCCAAAGGTGTGGTAGCCGTAGATGCAAGGATCAGAATAGAAAAATAGAAAGGAAACGAAAGAGTAAAATATCAGAATAGCAAAGCCCCGCAAAACGGGGCTTTCTCATTATGTTGCTCTCGAATTCTTAAGAATCAGCAAGTGATTCCCTGTAAACTCCTGACGGCTGTCCAGTCAGAATACCGGCTTTTACTGTCCGGCCGGGGTTTTGAGTTTATCCCCGGTTTGATCAATCACCTGCTGTTTCCAGCTATCCGGATAGCCGGGGAAAGATGGAGACAGTGGATATCCCCACGGGTTGCGCAGTAATTCACCGTCCTTTTCCTTTTTAACGTTGCCATCGAGGTATTTTACCAGGAGAAATTCGCCAAGCTTTCGCCATCTGCTAACTGTAGATTCTGCTGTTTCGGTGGAGTATGCCGTAAGAACTTCCCTACCTTTTTCAGGATCTGATTTGTAAAGCGCGAGTGCTTTTTTGTCAATCGCAGGAATTTCTCCGGCGAAACGGGTTTCAAGTTCCTGCTGAAGTTTTTTAAGGTCAGGCATTACCCGGTTATAAAAAAGGTAAGCAAAATGGGCAACCCGGTTAAAAACCCAGAAAGCAGCCGTTTCGGAATAGGTAAGCATATCTCCGTTGCCCTCCGCCACGCAATGCGGCACTTTTTGAATCCCGCAATAAAAAGGCATGTAGACAGTTGATCCGGCATCATCAACCCCGAACCAGAAAATGCCCCCGATATGATCAGGCAGCCAGTTGCGCATCTGGGCAATAAAAGAGAAGCCTGTCTGCTGCGTTACAGTTACCCGCTCGTTAAAATACTCCTCTCCTTCATATTTCCAGGTCAATGGCCGCCAGCGGTATGGCAGACCGAAGTTTCCGGCCCCGATATCCCGCGACATATCGAGTTCCGTTCCCTGAAGGTAATCGCGCTTGAAGTTCATCAGGTCCTGCACACTCAGTTTGCGGTCAGGTTTAATGTAAAGGGGCATTCTCTCCTTTTCAATGGCGCCGGCTGCATAATCAAAGTACTTCTGCATACCGCTGTTCACATGGTTAAACATGGCCCAAACCCTTAATTCACAGAAGCGGGCAGCGCCAAAATTCAGCGGGGCATAAACATCGCTGAAACTGAATTCATCATCTTTGCCGGTAAAATAGCCCTTCCGGCGGGCAAAGGAGATGACATCGTGACTGTAAATAACTTCAATATCAGGTTGATTCAGCAGCTTGAAATTCTTACTGCTGATAGATGTCTTGCCGTTATCCAAAGGGAATTGCGTGATCCGGGCATGGTTGGCATGGGCTGAAACATACCCGTCGGGTATGCGCACGGCAACCCAGACAGCACCCTTGTCGGCATTGATCATCTTTTTCGTTTTTTTATTCAGCTCCAAACGTGTTCCCTTGCCGATAATCTCCATAATCCATACTTCGTTGGGGTCGCCGATGGAGAATGATTCACCGGTACTGGCATAGCCGAATTGCTCAACCAGATCTGCAATTACCTTAATGGCTTCGCGGGCGGTTCCGGCTCGTTGTAACGCCAGAAACATCAGGCTGCCGTAATCAACAATGCCGGTGGAATCCTGCAGTTCAGGACGGCCATCAAAGGTGGTTTCGCCCATCGCTACCTGATGCTCATTCATAAAGCCAATCACCTGGTAAGTGTGCGGCAACTGTGGTATTTCGCCCAGGGGCCTTGCGGTCCCGCGATCGTAGAGGGTAACCATACTGCCTTCGGGCCAGTCAGCAGCCGGACGCCAGTAAAGTTCTCCATAACGGATGTGCGAGTCGGCCGCATAGCTTACCATCGTACTTCCATCGGTGGAAGCACCTCTGGTTACCAGATAATTCGTACAGGATACGGCCGGAAAAATTGACAGGAAAATAAATGGCAGTATGAGTGCAAATCGCTTTTTCATTAGTTGAAGTTTTTGTTTAGATGCTATCTTTAATTAATTGTTATTCATTTTTTTGACTGATTGGAATATCTGCTGATCTCTTGCTCAATCAGCGGCAATAACCCGGGAGTGAAGTAGCATGATATATGCAAAAGGTCGCCTTCCGAAGCTGTCACCTGAGTAACACAGAGTATGATAATTTTGAGGCCTTGGCCGTCTTCATAGACTTCAAGTTCTGCTTCATCACCCCTGAGGTTAGCCATTTCATGACAACGAACCATTTCAAAACCATTGGTCCGCAGAAACTCATCCGAAACGTTGTAATAGCCGTGAGCCAGTCCCGCAGTTTCGGAATCAAACAACTGTTGTTGCTCCCTGGTAAGTGTTTTCATGAGATTCATGCATTTGCGCCGGCTAAAATACAATCTTTGACCGTATTATCGGTAAAACAGGCATCGACAGGGAATCCTTCAGGCAATAGAAATGATATGCTTTTGGTTAACCCAATAGTTGTCCTGAAAGATTGAAAAAAAAGTGCTGGTATTCAACCATTTAAAAACACTATAAGCAGTATTCGAATATAAATACATCAATTACCGGGACTAGCAGAAAACTTTAAAGCCTTCATTGGTATAATTATCTTATCATTGCAAAACGATCCAATTATCCGTATCTTACTAAATATCAGCGCAATGATTATAAGTGAAAGTGCCAATCTCCACCGTCTGGTCATTCATAAAACCGGGAACAAAGGAAAGGAAGAAGGAATAAAATTCTCAAAATCACCCGTTCAGCTCAATGAGACAATCAGGGATCTGCTTATCAGGTATTT
This sequence is a window from Lentimicrobium saccharophilum. Protein-coding genes within it:
- a CDS encoding dipeptidase, translating into MKKRFALILPFIFLSIFPAVSCTNYLVTRGASTDGSTMVSYAADSHIRYGELYWRPAADWPEGSMVTLYDRGTARPLGEIPQLPHTYQVIGFMNEHQVAMGETTFDGRPELQDSTGIVDYGSLMFLALQRAGTAREAIKVIADLVEQFGYASTGESFSIGDPNEVWIMEIIGKGTRLELNKKTKKMINADKGAVWVAVRIPDGYVSAHANHARITQFPLDNGKTSISSKNFKLLNQPDIEVIYSHDVISFARRKGYFTGKDDEFSFSDVYAPLNFGAARFCELRVWAMFNHVNSGMQKYFDYAAGAIEKERMPLYIKPDRKLSVQDLMNFKRDYLQGTELDMSRDIGAGNFGLPYRWRPLTWKYEGEEYFNERVTVTQQTGFSFIAQMRNWLPDHIGGIFWFGVDDAGSTVYMPFYCGIQKVPHCVAEGNGDMLTYSETAAFWVFNRVAHFAYLFYNRVMPDLKKLQQELETRFAGEIPAIDKKALALYKSDPEKGREVLTAYSTETAESTVSRWRKLGEFLLVKYLDGNVKKEKDGELLRNPWGYPLSPSFPGYPDSWKQQVIDQTGDKLKTPAGQ